One Hyphomonadaceae bacterium BL14 genomic window, CGGATTCTGGGTGCGCACCATGGCGGAGGGCCGCCAGACCCCCGACGATTTCGACCAGGCGGTCGCGATCCTCAAGCGCCATGGCGCACTGGACGCGACGCTGGAAGCCGCGCGCGGTCACGCCGCGCGGGCGGTTCAGGCGCTGGACGCCGCGCCAGACAATGTGTGGAGCCAGTCGCTGGCCGCACTCGCCGAGTTTGTCGTGGAGCGCGCCTATTAGGGCGGCTGCAAGACCTCATCCGCAATCAGCCCGCTGTGAATGGTCGCACCCATCCGCATTGATGAAGCGCTGCGTGCTCATCATCCCGGCGTGCGGACGGAGCAGCGGCTCTCCGGCTTCGGCGCGGGCCCGCACGTGATTCACGAAGCTCTGGGCATATTCAGCGAAGGTGTCGGTAGCGCGTCCTTCCGCGCTGGCGCGGGCGAAGACACGGTATCCGTCCCCGCCCCCGGCGGTGAAGGAGTTGGTCACCACCTTGTACTCTGCGTTTGGATTGATCGGCGTCCATTCGCCGGCGAGGCGTGAATTCACCTCAACCGCGCTGATGCGCGCTCCGGGTTCGGCCGACAGATTCACCGCAAAGCGCAAACCGGCGGCATACGGATAGGCCCCGCCGCCGCTGGCGCTGGCGGCCACCGCCTCTTCCAGCGTCTCGATGATCTCGGCACCCGACAGGGTCAGCACGTGCAGCGTGTTGGCGAACGGCAGGACGGTGAAGGCGTCGGCGATGGTCACCGGGCCCGCCGGGATGCTGGTGCGCACGCCGCCTGCATTCTGGATGGCGATGTCGGCGCTGCCTTCGCGCTCCAGAAATGCCTGTGCCACCAGAGCGGAGATATGGGCACCCTGCGCGTAGGTCTCCTCGCGTGAACACAGAGGCTCGGCGCGGCCCTCGCCGGGCAGACGCACCATGCACAGCGTCTCGGCGGCCTCGCCGATGACGGTGGTGCGCAAATCGGCCAGCCGGGCGGTGAAGCCCGCCAGCAGCGTCTCGCTCTCCAGGTTCGCCTCGACCGGATGCAGCGCCGGGTGTTGCTCCAGCGCGGCGCGCACCCGCGCGGCGTCCGCTTCGGACAGGGTAATGTCCGCCTCGTCCTGGCGAAGGGTGTAGCCACTGGCCGCGGCGGGAAACATCGGCGCGCCCGAGCAGGCGATCACGCGGCCGGCCGCGTCGAAGCTGACACGCAGCTCGCCCAGCACCTGCGCATTATCGAAGGCGTGGACGATGCACACCGGATCGCCGTCGGCATTGGTCTCCAGGGTGGGGTAGGGTCCCTCCGGCGTGAAACCCAGCGGTGCCAGGGCGTCGGGATCGCCAAGCAGGGTATGGGAATCGCCGCCCACAATGACGTCCACGCCCGACAGCGCACGTGCCAGCGTCAGGTCGTTTGTGTATTGCAGGTGGGTCAGCAGGATTATCTGCTCCACGCCTCCTGCGCGCAGCCGGTCGATCTCGATCTGCGCCGTCTCGGTCTCGTCAAGGAAGCGGGTATCGGGATCGGGCGAGGAGGAGATGCGCGTCTTCTCCGCGATTACCAGCCCGATCACGCCGATGCGCCGCCCGCCGCGCTCGAATATCATCGAAGGCTGGAGACGGCCCACCAGAGGCGAGGCGTCATGGGGCACAACATTGGCGCTCAGCACGGCGGTCCCGCAGTCGCCGCCGGCCAGGAAGTCGAGGAATTGCGCCAGGCCTGCATCACCATGGTCGAACTCGTGATTGCCCAGGGTGAAAGCGTCGAAACAGATGCGATTCATCATCGCCGCGTCCGCCCCGCCCTCGAACAGGGTGTAGTAAAGCGTGCCCGTGATGGCATCACCGGCGTGCAGGGTCAGGACCGGATCGCCCGCCGCAGCGCGCGCCTCGATCAGCGTGGTGAGAAGAGGAAAGCCGCCATAAGCCACTGGCAGACGCCCGTCCGCCGGCATCGCCTCAAGCGCCAGGCCGCTGACATCAAAGTCCAGCGTGCGCGGCTCGAGATGACTGTGGTGATCATTGATGTGCAGGATGGTCAGCGTGTATGGCTCGGCTTCTCCGGCGGCGGGGCCTTGTGCATCCGGCGCGCTGCATGCGGCGAGCCATAATCCGGCGGCGATGATCCCGAGCCTGATGCGCATGGCGGAGCGTCCCTCATCCTGTCTTGTCAGCGCCTCCTAACACAGGCCGGTCGGGCCGGGAACGCACGCGCTGGCGGATTTCTGTTTGCGCGGGCGTGCTGCACTGCCGCACAGTGGGATTTTCACGCCCGAGAGTCAGGTCAATGTCCTTATCCGTCGCCACTATCTCACCCGATCTCGATGCCACCCTCGCTCAGGTCTGGCGCTGGCATGATGCGGGGCTTGAGGGGATTGTGCGCACGCCTTTCCTGCGCGCCGACCGGATCGGCGAGGCGCTCGGGTGCGAGCTTTGGGTCAAGCTGGAGACGTTGCAGCACACCGGCTCCTTTAAAGAGCGCGGGGCATTGGCGCGGCTGATGAGCCTGACCACGCCAGAGCGCGAGGCCGGGGTTGTGGCGGCGTCGGCCGGCAATCATGCCCAGGGCGTCGCGCGGCATGCGGCCCGCCTGGGCGTCCGCGCCGTGATCGTGATGCCGCGCGGCACGCCTATTGTGAAAATCCAGAAGACCGAGGGCATGGGCGCCGAGGTGGTGATCGCCGGCGAGAGTTTTGACGAGGCCCAGGCGCGGGCCGGGCAGCTGGCCCAGCAGCAGGGCCTCACCCTGATCCATCCCTTCGATGATCCCTGGGTGATCGCCGGGCAAAGCACGATCGCGCGAGAAATGCTGGCTGAGCAAGGCGATCTGGACGTTATCATCGCGCCGGTCGGCGGAGGCGGCCTGTTGTCGGGGCTGGCGCTGGCGGCGCGTGCGGTCAGGCCGGATATCGAGATCATCGGTGTGCAGGCGGCGCTCTACCCCTCCATGGCCAACCGGCTGCAGGGCCTCGAGCGGCCGGTGGGCGGTAGCACATTGGCCGAGGGCATCGCGGTCAAGGCACCGGGCGGGATCACCGCGGCTGTGCTGTCGGCTCTGGCCGTTGACTTTGTCCTGGTTGGCGAACCGGCGCTGGAGCGTGCGCTCTATCTCTATCTGACTGAAATGAAGGTGCTGGCTGAAGGGGCTGGCGCGGCAGGCCTGGCCGGGGTGCTCGAACAGCCAGAACGGTTCGCCGGGCGCAAGGTCGCCACCGTGCTGTGCGGTGGCAATATCGACACGCGGCTTCTGTCCTCGATCCTGCTGCGGGGCCTGGTGCGGTCAGGCCGTATGGCGCGCCTGCGCATCGAGCTGATCGATGTGCCAGGCCAGCTGGTTAAGGTGTCGACGGTGATCGCGCAGGAGCAGGGCAATGTGATCGATGTGGCCTATCATCGCGTGTTCTCCGACCTGCCAGCCAAGGTCACCTATATCGACATCTCGGTGGAGGCCCATGATCGCGCCCATATGGAGCGCATTCTGACTGCCGTGAAAGGTGCCGGTTTCAAAGTGGAGATAGCGGCCTATTAGACTGGCTCCGTGAACGCAGAACGGCCCGCCGGATTGCTCCGGCGGGCCGTCTGTTAGGAGACTGACTGGCCTGAAATTAGTTCAGGTTGATCAGGACTTCCACGCGACGGTTCAGCGGCTCGCGCACGCCATCCGGGGTCGCAACGGCCGGGCGGGATTCGCCGTAGGCGTTGATCGACACCGCGCCGGCAGGCACGCCCAGGCGGACCAGCTCGTCACGCACCGCACGGGCGCGGCGCTCGGACAGACCCACGTTGTAGGCAGCCGAACCTGAACGGTCGGCGTGGCCATCGACGCGGACCGCCGCGACGCCGCAATTGCGGGCCGTGTTGATCGCGCTGTTGATGACGTTGCGCGACTGGTCGGTGACGTTGGAGCGATCCCACTCGAAGTACACCACAAACTCAGCGTCCTCGCACGACGGCGGGGGCGGCGGAGGCGGAGGCGGCGGCGGGGGCGGCGGAGGCGGAGGCGGGGGGGTCGGCGTCGGAGCCGGGGCTGCCGGTGCGCCGAAGCTGTAACGCAGGCCGGCCCACACTTCGTGGCCGGACAGATTGCCCACATTCACGTTGGCATAGCGGGTCGAGCCATAGCCGAAGTAGCGGTATTCGGTGTCGAGCGTGATGCGCTCGGTCACCGGAAAGCCGACGCCGGCGATGCCCTGATAGGCGATCGACAGGTCGCGTTCGCGCACTTCGACATAGCGCGTGTCGCCCGGAATGACCGAACCGGCCGGACGCGTGCCGGTGCTCCATCCCGCGAGCGATCCGTAGGAACGCGCGAAGCCGATGCCCACGCCCAGATAGGGGCGGAAGCTGGGGGCGATGTCGAAGTCATAAAGGATGTTCGCCATGGCGGTCCAGGCATGGAACGAGGAGCGGCTGTCCTCATGATTGCCGACCGAACCGGTATTGTTGTAGCGGTGGGCGAGCTCGCCCTCGACCCGCCAGTTGCCGGCGGTGGCGTAGCCGAGCGACAGCTTCTGACGCCAGTCACTTTCGCCGCGGATCGTCCCGCCATTCGGACCGCCGCCCAGGGCGCCGGTCACTTCGGTGTCTTCCGGCGTGCCATAGCCAATGGTGCCGCCCAGATACCAGCCCTCATCAGCCGACGCCATTGACGGCGCGCCGAGAACCAGTCCGAGAGCCGCAGCAGACAGCAAAATCGTCTTCATGCGTCAGTTCCTCTTCAAAGTTAGATTTGAGCCGCCTTATTTGACCACGATTGTGACAGGATTAGGAGTACGGCACCCGTTGGCCGACAACTTTGATGGCGTGTGGCCTTCTGGCAACATAGGTGTTTTCCGGTGCTTGTTCAGCCCTCGGTTTCGATCCGGAGCGTCTCGTCCCCGATATTCATTTCGAACGTCTCGGTCTGGCTGTCGCGCCAGATGGCGTACCCGACTGCGCCAATGACAACGAGCGCGACCGCGAGGATCACATACGTGGCCGATTTTGAGAGTTTCATGCATGCCCCTTTCCGTATTTCTTCGCCAAAATCCGAAGTCTTATGGCCCCTGCCACGTAGCGAATCGTGTCCGGGACTTGGCCCCGCTGCCCAAGCGGGTTCACTCGGGCAAACGCACGCCCTGGCCCGCGCGTCGCAAACCAGCTTCAATCTGTCCAACCCCAAGGGGCGGGTGGTGGTTCCACGGTGGCAGTCAAATTAAATTCGACGTGGAAGGCGCGCTCCGTGCCCACGCGGCGCACATGGTAGACAAAGCGCTCTCCGGGATGGACCTCCATCAGCCAGACATTCTGCCAGCTGGTGGGCAGGCGCGCCGTGGTCACATGGTCGCCGGGGAAGATCTGGCCGAAGTCCGAGCCGGGGCTGACCGTCGCGCCGCCATATTGCGTGGCGTCTTCTTCGGTTCCGTCCGGGTGGCGGTGGTCGTGACGCAGTTCGATGGTGCCGTTCTCATGGCGCGTCAGCACCCAGGTGCGCGACAAATCCTCCCCGGCGATGAAGGGGATGCGGATACGGTCCGGTTCGCAACTGCGCACATGCATGACA contains:
- a CDS encoding 5'-nucleotidase C-terminal domain-containing protein; its protein translation is MRIRLGIIAAGLWLAACSAPDAQGPAAGEAEPYTLTILHINDHHSHLEPRTLDFDVSGLALEAMPADGRLPVAYGGFPLLTTLIEARAAAGDPVLTLHAGDAITGTLYYTLFEGGADAAMMNRICFDAFTLGNHEFDHGDAGLAQFLDFLAGGDCGTAVLSANVVPHDASPLVGRLQPSMIFERGGRRIGVIGLVIAEKTRISSSPDPDTRFLDETETAQIEIDRLRAGGVEQIILLTHLQYTNDLTLARALSGVDVIVGGDSHTLLGDPDALAPLGFTPEGPYPTLETNADGDPVCIVHAFDNAQVLGELRVSFDAAGRVIACSGAPMFPAAASGYTLRQDEADITLSEADAARVRAALEQHPALHPVEANLESETLLAGFTARLADLRTTVIGEAAETLCMVRLPGEGRAEPLCSREETYAQGAHISALVAQAFLEREGSADIAIQNAGGVRTSIPAGPVTIADAFTVLPFANTLHVLTLSGAEIIETLEEAVAASASGGGAYPYAAGLRFAVNLSAEPGARISAVEVNSRLAGEWTPINPNAEYKVVTNSFTAGGGDGYRVFARASAEGRATDTFAEYAQSFVNHVRARAEAGEPLLRPHAGMMSTQRFINADGCDHSQRADCG
- a CDS encoding threonine ammonia-lyase is translated as MSLSVATISPDLDATLAQVWRWHDAGLEGIVRTPFLRADRIGEALGCELWVKLETLQHTGSFKERGALARLMSLTTPEREAGVVAASAGNHAQGVARHAARLGVRAVIVMPRGTPIVKIQKTEGMGAEVVIAGESFDEAQARAGQLAQQQGLTLIHPFDDPWVIAGQSTIAREMLAEQGDLDVIIAPVGGGGLLSGLALAARAVRPDIEIIGVQAALYPSMANRLQGLERPVGGSTLAEGIAVKAPGGITAAVLSALAVDFVLVGEPALERALYLYLTEMKVLAEGAGAAGLAGVLEQPERFAGRKVATVLCGGNIDTRLLSSILLRGLVRSGRMARLRIELIDVPGQLVKVSTVIAQEQGNVIDVAYHRVFSDLPAKVTYIDISVEAHDRAHMERILTAVKGAGFKVEIAAY
- a CDS encoding OmpA family protein, which codes for MKTILLSAAALGLVLGAPSMASADEGWYLGGTIGYGTPEDTEVTGALGGGPNGGTIRGESDWRQKLSLGYATAGNWRVEGELAHRYNNTGSVGNHEDSRSSFHAWTAMANILYDFDIAPSFRPYLGVGIGFARSYGSLAGWSTGTRPAGSVIPGDTRYVEVRERDLSIAYQGIAGVGFPVTERITLDTEYRYFGYGSTRYANVNVGNLSGHEVWAGLRYSFGAPAAPAPTPTPPPPPPPPPPPPPPPPPPPSCEDAEFVVYFEWDRSNVTDQSRNVINSAINTARNCGVAAVRVDGHADRSGSAAYNVGLSERRARAVRDELVRLGVPAGAVSINAYGESRPAVATPDGVREPLNRRVEVLINLN